One Rhinopithecus roxellana isolate Shanxi Qingling chromosome 7, ASM756505v1, whole genome shotgun sequence DNA segment encodes these proteins:
- the PLP2 gene encoding proteolipid protein 2, whose product MADSERLSAPGCWAACTNFSRTRKGILLFAEIILCLVILICFSASTPGYSSLSVVEMILAAIFFVVYMCDLHTKIPFINWPWSDFFRTLIAAILYLITSIVVLVERGNHSKIVAGVLGLIATCLFGYDAYVTFPFRQPRHTAAPTDPADGPV is encoded by the exons ATGGCGGATTCTGAGCGCCTCTCGGCCCCTGGCTGCTGGGCCGCCTGCACCAACTTCTCGCGCACCCGAAAGGGAATCCTCCTGTTTGCTGAGATT ATATTATGCCTGGTGATCCTGATCTGCTTCAGTGCCTCCACACCAGGCTACTCCTCCTTGTCGGTGGTTGAGATGATCCTTGCTgctattttctttgttgtctACATGTGTGACCTGCACACCAAGATACCATTCATCAACTGGCCTTGGAGT GATTTCTTCCGAACCCTCATAGCGGCAATCCTCTACCTGATCACCTCCATTGTTGTCCTTGTTGAGAGAGGAAACCACTCCAAAATCGTCGCAGGG GTACTGGGCCTAATTGCTACGTGCCTCTTTGGCTATGATGCCTATGTCACCTTCCCCTTTCGGCAGCCAAGACATACAGCAGCCCCCACTG ACCCCGCAGATGGCCCGGTGTAG
- the PRICKLE3 gene encoding prickle planar cell polarity protein 3 translates to MFARGSRRRRSGRAPPEAEDPDRGQPCNSCREQCPGFLLHGWRKICQHCKCPREEHAVHAVPVDLERIMCRLISDFQRHSISDDDSGCASEEYAWVPPGLKPEQVYQFFSCLPEDKVPYVNSPGEKYRIKQLLHQLPPHDSEAQYCTALEEEEKKELRAFSQQRKRENLGRGIVRIFPVTITGAICEECGKQIGGGDIAVFASRAGLGACWHPQCFVCTTCRELLVDLIYFYHAGKVYCGRHHAECLRPRCQACDEIIFSPECTEAEGRHWHMDHFCCFECEASLGGQRYVMRQSRPHCCACYEARHAEYCDGCGEHIGLDQGQMAYEGQHWHASDRCFCCSRCGRALLGRPFLPRRGLIFCSRACSLGSEPTAPGPGRRSWSAGTVTGPLAASTASFSAAEGASETTTKGTCTESAPAAGPKEPSRFLRGAPHRHSMPEMGLRSAPEPPPESPGQPNLRPDDSAFGRQSTPRVSFRDPLVSEGGPRRTLSAPPAQRRRPRSPPPRAPSRHRHRHNHHHHHHHHHRRHPSRRRHYQCDAGSGSDWGSCSSSPSSSSSESSQDDGFFLGERIPLPPHLCRPMPAQDNATETFNSPSLSLPRDSRPGMPRQTRQTRDKNCIVA, encoded by the exons ATGTTCGCGCGTGGGTCCCGGAGGCGCCGCTCCGGGCGTGCG cctccagaggCAGAGGACCCAGACCGGGGCCAGCCCTGCAACTCCTGCAGGGAGCAGTGCCCCGGCTTCCTGCTCCACGGCTGGAG AAAGATCTGCCAGCATTGCAAATGCCCGCGGGAGGAGCACGCAGTGCACGCGGTGCCTGTGGACTTGGAACGCATCATGTGCCGGCTAATCTCGGACTTCCAGCGCCACTCCATCTCCGACGACGACTCAGGCTGTGCATCGGAGGAGTATGCCTGGGTGCCCCCAGGCCTTAAGCCGGAGCAG GTATATCAATTTTTCAGCTGCCTCCCGGAGGACAAGGTCCCCTATGTCAACAGTCCTGGGGAGAAATACAGGATCAAGCAGCTGCTGCACCAGCTGCCCCCACACGACAGTGAG GCACAGTACTGCACAGCactggaagaggaggaaaagaaagagctcCGAGCCTTTAGCCAGCAGCGGAAGCGGGAGAATCTGGGGCGTGGCATCGTGCGCATCTTCCCGGTGACCATCACTGGGGCCATCTGTGAAGAG TGTGGGAAGCAGATTGGAGGTGGAGATATTGCAGTGTTTGCCAGCCGTGCAGGCCTGGGTGCCTGCTGGCACCCACAATGCTTCGTGTGCACCACATGCCGGGAACTGCTGGTTGACCTCATCTACTTCTACCATGCTGGCAAGGTCTACTGCGGGCGTCACCATGCCGAATGCCTGCGTCCACGCTGCCAGGCCTGTGACGAG ATCATCTTCTCCCCTGAGTGCACAGAGGCTGAGGGCCGCCACTGGCACATGGATCACTTCTGCTGCTTTGAGTGTGAAGCTTCGCTAGGAGGGCAGCGCTACGTCATGCGTCAGAGCCGCCCCCACTGCTGCGCCTGCTACGAGGCCCGCCATGCGGAGTACTGTGATGGCTGTGGGGAGCACATCG GCCTGGACCAAGGCCAGATGGCTTACGAGGGCCAGCACTGGCATGCCTCAGACCGCTGCTTCTGCTGTAGTCGCTGTGGGCGGGCCCTGCTGGGCCGTCCATTCCTGCCACGCCGAGGCCTAATCTTCTGCTCTCGAGCCTGCAGCCTTGGCTCCGAACCCACAGCACCAGGGCCGGGCCGCCGCAGCTGGAGTGCTGGCACTGTTACAGGCCCACTTGCAGCCTCCACagcctctttctctgctgcagagGGGGCATCAGAGACCACCACCAAAGGCACCTGCACGGAGTCAGCACCAG CTGCAGGCCCCAAGGAGCCTTCCCGCTTTCTGAGAGGGGCTCCCCACCGCCACTCCATGCCGGAGATGGGGCTCCGCAGTGCCCCCGAGCCGCCCCCAGAGTCCCCCGGCCAGCCTAACCTGCGCCCAGATGATAGTGCCTTCGGTCGCCAGAGCACCCCACGCGTCAGCTTCCGCGACCCTCTCGTGTCTGAAGGAGGTCCGCGCCGGACCCTGAGTGCACCCCCGGCCCAGCGCCGCAGGCCACGCAGTCCCCCACCCAGGGCCCCCAGCCGTCACCGCCACCGtcataatcaccatcaccatcaccatcaccaccaccgccGCCACCCAAGCAGACGTCGCCACTATCAATGTGACGCGGGATCAGGGTCAGACTGGGGATCTTGCTCCAGCTCGCCCTCCAGTTCCAGTTCCGAATCCTCACAGGATGATGGCTTCTTCCTAGGAGAGCGCATCCCTCTGCCCCCGCATTTGTGCAGGCCCATGCCTGCTCAGGACAATGCAACGGAGACCTTCAACTCCCCATCTTTATCGCTCCCCAGGGACTCTCGCCCAGGGATGCCTCGACAGACCCGACAGACCCGAGACAAGAACTGCATCGTGGCTTGA